One Triplophysa dalaica isolate WHDGS20190420 chromosome 1, ASM1584641v1, whole genome shotgun sequence DNA segment encodes these proteins:
- the mespaa gene encoding mesoderm posterior aa yields the protein MDISNSSLQVRDGTPFLLNCQSFLDQSNLVSDAGYYSGSLSPTSSIDSCGFSPPTYSCGAGRPQIYPHNTTQLKKSQPPKRTGRPRSKFPGVKRETASEREKLRMRDQTKALNHLRTYLPPSVAPADKTLTKIETLRLAIQYISCLSEQLGFGYEEANRVSSEQIENEASPNMLNNFSGESSVYQSLPAEQFQPCYQNTDEAHFLTFQAQDFGMHQLHSFFSGQC from the exons ATGGATATCTCCAACTCATCTCTTCAGGTCCGAGACGGCACTCCCTTCCTGTTAAACTGCCAGAGTTTCCTGGATCAGAGTAACCTTGTGTCGGACGCCGGCTACTACAGTGGCAGCTTGTCTCCAACCTCTTCCATCGATTCCTGTGGCTTCTCTCCTCCGACGTACTCATGCGGAGCAGGACGACCACAGATCTACCCGCACAACACCACACAGCTGAAGAAGTCCCAGCCGCCCAAGAGAACCGGACGGCCCAGGTCGAAATTCCCTGGGGTGAAACGGGAGACTGCAAGCGAACGGGAGAAGTTGAGGATGAGGGATCAGACCAAAGCTCTTAATCACCTGAGGACCTACTTGCCTCCATCAGTGGCTCCGGCTGATAAGACTTTGACTAAGATCGAGACCCTGAGACTCGCTATTCAGTACATCTCCTGTCTGTCTGAGCAGCTTGGGTTTGGGTACGAGGAGGCGAATCGGGTTTCTTCAGAACAGATTGAAAACGAAGCTTCGCCGAACATGTTGAACAACTTTAGTGGAGAGTCTTCAGTCTATCAGAGTTTACCAGCAGAACAGTTTCAGCCTTGTTATCAG AACACTGATGAAGCCCATTTCCTCACATTCCAAGCTCAAGACTTTGGGATGCACCAGCTACACAGTTTCTTCTCTGGACAGTGTTAA